From a region of the Impatiens glandulifera chromosome 4, dImpGla2.1, whole genome shotgun sequence genome:
- the LOC124934767 gene encoding 5' exonuclease Apollo-like, whose amino-acid sequence MPIEMPRGLPFSVDTWTPSSKKKRHHFLTHAHKDHSQGIATHSAFPIYSTHLTKTLVLQYSPRLDDSLFAPIEVGQTLIIDDSDGAFRVTAFDANHCPGAVMFLFEGSFGNILHTGDCRLTPECLQNMPEKYIGRKDKEPKCRLDYVFLDCTFGRSSMKMPSKHSAIQQVIRCIWNHPDAKVVYLACDLLGQEEVLVEVCKTFGSKIFIQEANSPESFSALMLTSPQIITMESTSRFRMLNAFPNLPERAKAKVAEAKYNFQPESLIIRPSAQWYVCDDELSELERQIKQRSNGSLKDQFDIWHVCYSMHSSREELEWALQLLAPQWVVSTTPNCRAMELDYVKRRCFDMKLAHNSHIWKLLDIDVEVPTNSAASIENSSHTSGLDDSSQVKAEETVRRKLTPQKLQIKLSPQIKSSPITLFGRARIGIENVSHMHEARVSLIGVSSQVEKKVTLSEENRPKIRNKDESIDIRLVVDEMRCKNPVEAEIDEISPDKDGIAMNVASTECFGKSFRNLYRSMNVPVPQPLPSLVELMNTCKRAKRSL is encoded by the exons ATGCCGATAGAAATGCCTAGAGGACTTCCGTTTTCGGTAGATACATGGACACCGTCTTCAAAGAAGAAGAGGCATCATTTCCTGACTCACGCACACAAAGACCATTCTCAAGGAATCGCAACCCATTCCGCATTTCCCATTTATTCAACCCATCTCACCAAAACCCTTGTGCTTCAATATTCTCCACgg CTTGATGACTCCTTGTTTGCCCCTATAGAGGTTGGTCAAACGCTGATCATTGATGACTCGGATGGAGCTTTCCGTgtcaccgcttttgatgcaaatcATTGTCCTG GAGCAGTTATGTTCTTGTTTGAGGGAAGTTTTGGTAACATTCTCCACACCGGAGATTGTAGACTCACACCGGAATGTTTGCAAAACATGCCTGAGAAGTATATAGGTAGGAAAGACAAAGAGCCTAAGTGTAGACTTGATTATGTTTTCCTGGATTGCACATTCGGAAGGTCTTCAATGAAGATGCCCAGCAAACACTCAGCTATTCAACAG GTTATTAGATGCATATGGAATCATCCTGATGCTAAGGTGGTGTATTTAGCATGTGACCTTCTAGGTCAAGAAGAGGTACTTGTGGAAGTTTGTAAAACATTTGgctcaaaaatatttattcaagaGGCAAACTCTCCGGAAAGCTTCAGCGCTCTGATGCTTACAAGCCCTCAAATAATAACTATGGAATCAACATCCAGATTTCGAATGCTTAATGCTTTTCCCAATTTACCTGAAAGGGCAAAAGCAAAGGTTGCAGAggctaaatataattttcagcCTGAATCTTTAATAATACGTCCATCAGCTCAATGGTATGTGTGTGATGATGAGCTTTCAGAACTTGAAAGACAAATAAAACAAAGGTCAAATGGATCACTAAAAGATCAATTTGACATTTGGCATGTATGTTATTCTATGCATTCCTCAAGAGAAGAGCTGGAGTGGGCTTTGCAACTTCTTGCACCACAGTGGGTTGTATCAACAACTCCTAACTGTAGAGCTATGGAGTTAGATTATGTCAAAAGACGGTGTTTTGACATGAAATTAGCACATAATAGTCATATATGGAAGCTTCTAGACATAGATGTTGAGGTTCCTACAAATTCAGCCGCATCAATTGAAAATTCAAGCCATACATCTGGTCTAGATGATTCTAGTCAAGTAAAGGCAGAAGAAACAGTAAGAAGAAAACTTACTCCTCAAAAGCTACAGATTAAATTGTCTCCCCAAATCAAAAGTTCACCTATCACATTATTTGGAAGAGCAAGGATTGGAATCGAAAATGTTTCTCATATGCACGAGGCAAGGGTATCCCTCATTGGTGTTTCTTCCCAAGTTGAAAAAAAAGTTACCTTATCTGAAGAGAATAGACCTAAAATTAGAAACAAAGATGAATCAATTGATATACGGTTGGTTGTTGATGAAATGCGATGCAAAAACCCGGTGGAAGCAGAGATAGATGAAATTTCACCAGATAAAGATGGAATAGCTATGAATGTTGCTTCAACCGAATGCTTTGGTAAAAGCTTTAGAAATTTATACAGGTCAATGAATGTTCCGGTGCCTCAACCTCTTCCCTCATTGGTGGAGCTTATGAATACTTGTAAGCGTGCAAAAAGGAGTTTATAG